One region of Sulfurisphaera ohwakuensis genomic DNA includes:
- a CDS encoding ABC transporter permease has translation MKTWLIRRVIMSIVTILATIIFTWALLEFSPTSPANYILSQISPSALSSIRSAEIYTSLEQYLETLRPHGNPVIQALTYLGNFLHGNLGVSIVYEVPVTTLIANALPWTLFVIVTSVIISFFIGIRAGEIMGYKRGTKKDSTLLMTFITIRAIPIYILGTLFLFFLGYELHIFPSGGAYSVNVTPGFNFPFIESVLYHATLPILTLTLINLAGWAIHMRANTIYTLREDYVDFAETRGVMDKIIESKYVGRNSILPLYTSLIITLGFSFGGSVFLEEIFSYPGVGLLLYNSIMNNDYPVEMGILVIIVLAVVIGVFLADLTYSLLDPRVKMGD, from the coding sequence ATGAAAACATGGCTTATTCGACGTGTTATCATGTCGATAGTTACTATCTTAGCAACAATAATATTTACTTGGGCATTATTAGAATTTTCACCTACAAGTCCAGCTAACTATATTCTTAGCCAAATTTCTCCATCAGCCTTAAGCTCCATTAGATCAGCTGAGATATATACTAGTTTAGAGCAATATTTAGAAACTTTACGACCACATGGAAATCCAGTTATTCAAGCTTTAACTTACTTAGGTAATTTTCTTCATGGAAATTTAGGAGTTAGTATAGTTTATGAGGTACCGGTAACTACATTAATAGCAAATGCCTTACCATGGACACTTTTCGTGATTGTAACGTCAGTCATTATAAGCTTCTTTATTGGTATTAGGGCTGGAGAAATTATGGGATATAAAAGAGGAACTAAAAAAGATTCTACTCTACTTATGACATTCATAACGATTAGGGCTATACCAATTTATATCTTAGGTACACTCTTCTTATTCTTCTTAGGTTATGAACTTCATATATTTCCAAGCGGTGGTGCATATTCGGTTAATGTGACACCAGGATTTAATTTCCCATTTATTGAAAGTGTTCTTTATCACGCAACCCTACCAATCTTAACCTTAACGTTAATCAATTTAGCTGGTTGGGCAATACACATGAGGGCTAATACAATTTATACCTTAAGGGAAGATTATGTAGATTTTGCGGAAACTAGGGGTGTAATGGATAAGATAATTGAATCAAAATATGTTGGAAGGAATTCAATACTACCCCTTTACACCAGTTTAATAATCACATTAGGTTTCTCCTTTGGAGGTTCAGTCTTTTTAGAAGAAATCTTTAGTTATCCCGGCGTGGGATTACTTCTTTATAACTCAATAATGAATAACGATTACCCAGTAGAGATGGGTATTTTAGTTATAATAGTTTTAGCAGTTGTAATTGGAGTATTTTTGGCAGATCTAACATATTCCTTGTTAGATCCCAGAGTAAAAATGGGTGACTAG
- a CDS encoding ABC transporter ATP-binding protein, producing MTRLLLKVEDLSVSYFIHKQEIVALKDVSFEIERGEILGIIGESGSGKTTLAKAIIRSIKPPGKIIRGKILYEGEDILSVDIKRFKRDYLWRKISYVPQASQNSLNGVMRIIDHFYDTAISHGITDRNTIYDKAKEAVKMVSLDERVLSSYPHELSGGMKQRVLIALSLLLDPELIILDEPTSALDVATQKSILDLVMKINKELGTTIILITHDIGVANYIAKKMLVLYAGQVMEFGNTEEIMNNPLHPYTQGLINSVPSIYKDVSKLKPINEGEIPLKGCPFHTRCSYVSEICKVEEPGLYTANTRLVRCFLYDKTRKNIS from the coding sequence GTGACTAGATTGCTTCTAAAAGTAGAAGATCTATCAGTATCTTACTTTATTCACAAGCAAGAAATAGTAGCATTAAAAGATGTTTCTTTTGAAATAGAGAGGGGGGAAATATTAGGAATTATTGGAGAGAGCGGTTCTGGAAAAACAACTTTGGCTAAAGCCATTATTAGGAGCATTAAACCCCCAGGAAAGATAATCAGGGGTAAAATACTTTATGAAGGTGAAGATATTCTCTCAGTTGACATTAAAAGATTTAAAAGAGACTATTTATGGAGGAAGATTAGTTATGTACCGCAAGCTAGTCAAAATTCTTTAAACGGTGTTATGAGAATAATTGATCATTTCTATGATACAGCAATATCTCACGGTATTACCGATAGGAACACTATATATGATAAGGCTAAAGAAGCTGTAAAAATGGTATCTTTAGATGAAAGAGTTTTATCATCTTATCCTCATGAACTGAGTGGCGGAATGAAGCAAAGAGTATTAATTGCCTTATCACTTCTTCTTGACCCTGAACTTATTATTTTAGATGAACCCACAAGCGCTTTAGATGTAGCTACGCAAAAATCGATTCTTGATTTAGTAATGAAAATAAATAAGGAACTAGGAACTACAATTATTTTAATAACTCATGATATTGGAGTGGCTAATTATATTGCTAAGAAAATGCTTGTCTTATATGCTGGGCAGGTTATGGAGTTTGGAAACACTGAAGAAATAATGAATAATCCGCTACATCCTTATACACAAGGTTTAATTAATTCAGTTCCATCAATTTATAAGGATGTTAGTAAATTAAAACCCATAAATGAAGGAGAAATACCGCTGAAGGGTTGCCCTTTTCATACTAGGTGTAGTTATGTGTCTGAAATTTGCAAGGTGGAGGAACCGGGGTTGTATACAGCTAATACTAGGTTAGTTAGGTGTTTTCTTTATGATAAAACTAGAAAAAATATCAGTTAA
- a CDS encoding ABC transporter ATP-binding protein, translating into MIKLEKISVKFGGGLLSRKRAVYALRDITTDEITSSALLIGESGAGKTTLGKVILGLIKPSEGTYYYKGINVWKNKRKMLKIIRREIQYIAQDPFASFNPNKTVGESIGYVVKKYYGRKNYKERVIELLKSVGLSEREFYKYPHQLSGGQLQRANIARALVPNPKILVADEPTSMLDASLRLSIINLLANLIEKNDLKVIMITHDLGIAKYFYHKVKNVKGLILYKGRLVEEGDFLDILEKPLHPYTKFLKENIIDIASVNRDNQYIVSEEKLNENGCPFYPYCSFRVDICKNNFPPSKSINNRKVACYHYA; encoded by the coding sequence ATGATAAAACTAGAAAAAATATCAGTTAAATTTGGTGGTGGATTACTTTCAAGGAAAAGAGCTGTTTACGCACTAAGAGATATAACTACTGATGAGATAACTTCATCTGCATTACTCATAGGAGAAAGTGGTGCCGGTAAGACAACATTAGGAAAAGTAATTTTAGGTCTTATAAAACCCTCTGAAGGAACGTATTATTATAAAGGAATAAACGTGTGGAAAAATAAGAGAAAGATGCTGAAAATTATTAGGAGAGAAATCCAATATATTGCACAAGACCCCTTTGCATCTTTTAATCCAAACAAGACTGTGGGTGAATCAATAGGTTATGTTGTAAAGAAATATTACGGAAGGAAAAACTATAAAGAAAGGGTGATAGAGTTATTAAAAAGTGTGGGATTAAGTGAAAGGGAGTTTTATAAGTACCCTCACCAATTATCCGGTGGACAATTACAGAGGGCAAATATTGCTAGAGCTTTAGTTCCTAATCCTAAGATCTTAGTAGCTGATGAACCTACATCAATGTTAGATGCTTCATTAAGATTAAGCATTATAAATTTATTAGCAAATCTAATAGAAAAAAATGACTTAAAAGTTATTATGATAACTCATGATTTAGGAATTGCTAAGTATTTTTACCATAAGGTGAAAAACGTTAAAGGGCTAATTCTCTACAAAGGTAGACTAGTTGAAGAAGGAGACTTTCTAGATATATTAGAGAAACCACTCCATCCTTATACAAAATTTCTAAAAGAGAATATAATTGATATTGCTAGTGTGAACAGAGATAATCAATATATAGTTAGTGAAGAAAAGTTAAACGAGAATGGATGCCCATTTTATCCTTACTGCTCATTTAGAGTAGATATTTGTAAAAATAATTTTCCTCCTAGTAAGAGTATTAATAATCGTAAAGTTGCTTGTTACCATTATGCTTAA
- a CDS encoding ABC transporter substrate-binding protein codes for MTITLSSPNSSTLVDVSQTAPPDALDPATGFYVQDGPLFTAVFQELVEFNGSNYHEVVPVIAQNYTTTNYQHWIFYIRQGIYFPDGVQVNASTVWFSFYRTILMGQGPGVANYIELLFNATVYAQTGYAIPWGVNYAIQNATGLPTANNYTLTAEVLASILSHFNANNATIQKIMSYPNQAVVVLGPYEVEINTLEPYRFFIYDIASWWGAIVNPVVVDEHGGVQPNTANSYLDEYGMNGTGPYLIVKVTPGFSTIVLEANPNYWGKSQSVPAVAQPAHIKYIVIDYGLSHNDRVEDFLTNQAQISYVSIPYLGQILGQKPYSVLPLNVTFRNFGAEPGVLYISMNMEQFPTNITDFRLAIVHAINYQQLLQIFSYNGKILAAEYLGPISPQFPGYYNPDNLTPYQYNPSLAMKYLNEAGYQGDFYVVLPNGTVLGNPNGQELPTLNIYALAPVTPLEQDELEIITQDLQQIGLSVSVKYVLPSVTDGWTTPSGTPDMVDLGWFPDWPDPVFQQLMPLTDVQFGGISGNLAWVNISTLQQIYQTLPFITNQTEQIQLVAKVYQIIYNEAPYAWLPFPDTYYLVQPYVQGFVYNPYVGYFYNMMYYSTYTYSSQSM; via the coding sequence ATGACTATTACGCTTTCTTCTCCAAATTCATCTACTTTAGTTGATGTATCCCAAACTGCTCCCCCAGATGCCTTAGACCCAGCAACTGGATTTTATGTTCAAGATGGTCCATTATTTACGGCTGTGTTCCAGGAACTTGTGGAGTTCAATGGTAGTAACTATCATGAGGTGGTTCCAGTAATTGCTCAGAATTATACTACAACTAATTACCAACACTGGATATTCTACATTAGGCAAGGAATTTACTTTCCAGATGGTGTTCAAGTTAATGCATCAACAGTATGGTTCTCTTTCTATAGGACTATATTGATGGGTCAAGGTCCTGGAGTAGCAAACTATATTGAATTACTCTTTAATGCAACAGTTTATGCTCAAACTGGTTATGCTATACCTTGGGGAGTTAATTACGCAATACAGAATGCCACTGGCTTACCAACTGCAAATAACTATACGCTGACAGCGGAAGTGTTAGCGTCTATATTATCCCACTTTAATGCTAATAATGCCACAATACAAAAAATAATGAGTTATCCAAATCAAGCTGTTGTAGTCCTAGGTCCTTATGAAGTAGAGATAAACACATTAGAACCATATAGGTTCTTCATTTACGATATAGCATCGTGGTGGGGTGCTATTGTTAACCCAGTAGTAGTTGATGAGCATGGTGGAGTACAGCCAAATACAGCAAATTCATATCTTGATGAATATGGTATGAACGGAACAGGACCATATTTGATAGTTAAAGTTACTCCAGGCTTCTCTACTATAGTTTTAGAGGCAAATCCAAACTATTGGGGTAAATCTCAAAGTGTGCCAGCAGTTGCCCAACCAGCCCACATTAAATATATTGTAATCGATTACGGGTTATCACACAATGATAGAGTAGAAGACTTCTTAACAAACCAAGCACAAATATCCTACGTCTCTATACCATACTTAGGCCAGATTCTAGGCCAAAAACCCTATTCGGTATTACCATTAAATGTTACATTTAGAAACTTTGGTGCTGAACCTGGAGTCCTTTATATTTCAATGAACATGGAACAATTCCCAACAAACATCACTGACTTTAGACTAGCTATAGTACACGCAATTAATTACCAGCAGTTATTACAAATATTTAGTTACAATGGTAAAATTTTAGCTGCTGAGTATTTAGGACCAATATCTCCACAATTCCCAGGATATTACAATCCAGATAATTTGACACCTTATCAATATAATCCATCATTGGCAATGAAATATCTAAATGAAGCTGGTTATCAAGGAGACTTCTACGTAGTTTTACCAAATGGTACGGTACTAGGTAATCCTAATGGGCAAGAATTACCAACGTTAAACATATATGCATTAGCACCCGTAACGCCATTAGAGCAAGACGAACTTGAAATAATAACACAGGATTTACAACAGATAGGTCTTAGTGTTTCTGTAAAATATGTATTACCATCAGTAACAGATGGATGGACAACACCATCCGGTACACCAGATATGGTAGATTTAGGTTGGTTCCCAGACTGGCCAGACCCTGTATTTCAGCAATTAATGCCATTAACTGATGTACAATTTGGTGGCATCTCTGGAAATCTGGCATGGGTAAACATCTCGACTCTACAACAGATTTATCAGACACTACCATTCATTACTAACCAGACAGAACAAATACAGTTAGTTGCTAAAGTATACCAAATAATCTATAATGAAGCACCTTACGCATGGTTACCATTCCCAGACACATACTATCTAGTACAGCCATACGTGCAAGGATTCGTATATAACCCATACGTAGGCTACTTCTACAATATGATGTACTACTCCACGTACACCTATTCAAGTCAAAGTATGTAA
- a CDS encoding ABC transporter permease, producing the protein MQSSFLKFAVRRVINGIVTLLLLILFVFILIHAAAPNPAALARIYAGNPHAPPTEIDQIIKEYNLNAPIYIQFVDYIKDIFTGNWGIDPIYKVQESSLLFHYLPISLQIVIPGDILAAIIGILSGAIAAANRGTLKDRSIKGVYLITWASPPFLVALVLQLIIAYYLGLLPPNGTVNPLLKAPPSYTPFPILNALIAGDWPYFISAVRHAVLPSISIAIITFGLFTRITRSSMLDAMESDYTKLAFAKGLKRNYVVYRVALRNSLIPVITLIALFFGYSVAGAVIIEDIYHYLGIGYFITQAIESLDYVAVLDFTIIIGIAVIIANFIADVLYGILDPRVKLE; encoded by the coding sequence ATGCAAAGCTCATTTTTGAAATTCGCGGTCAGAAGGGTTATAAATGGGATTGTAACATTACTACTTCTTATACTATTTGTGTTTATTCTTATTCATGCTGCTGCACCAAATCCAGCAGCCTTAGCTAGAATATATGCAGGAAACCCTCACGCTCCTCCTACAGAAATAGATCAAATAATAAAAGAGTATAATCTTAATGCCCCAATTTACATTCAATTTGTGGATTACATAAAGGATATTTTTACTGGAAATTGGGGTATAGATCCTATATATAAGGTTCAAGAATCCTCTCTTTTATTTCATTATTTACCAATTAGTCTTCAAATTGTTATTCCAGGTGATATTTTAGCAGCAATAATAGGAATATTAAGCGGGGCTATTGCAGCTGCCAATAGAGGGACTTTAAAAGATAGGTCTATAAAAGGTGTTTATCTAATAACCTGGGCTTCTCCCCCATTTTTAGTTGCACTAGTACTCCAACTAATTATAGCTTACTACTTAGGCTTATTACCACCTAACGGGACAGTTAATCCTTTATTAAAAGCCCCACCCTCATATACACCATTTCCTATCTTAAATGCACTAATAGCTGGAGATTGGCCATATTTTATATCGGCAGTAAGACATGCAGTATTACCATCAATTTCAATAGCTATAATTACGTTTGGATTATTTACTAGGATAACAAGATCATCTATGCTTGATGCAATGGAATCTGATTATACCAAATTGGCCTTTGCTAAAGGATTAAAGAGAAATTATGTAGTTTACAGAGTTGCACTAAGAAATAGTTTAATCCCAGTAATAACACTTATAGCACTATTCTTTGGTTATTCCGTTGCTGGGGCAGTAATAATTGAGGATATTTACCATTATTTAGGAATTGGTTATTTCATAACACAAGCAATAGAAAGCTTAGATTATGTAGCCGTTTTAGATTTTACGATAATTATTGGTATTGCTGTAATAATAGCCAACTTTATAGCTGATGTACTCTACGGTATTTTAGACCCAAGGGTGAAATTAGAATGA
- a CDS encoding ABC transporter permease, producing MRASRIFIIAVIAYLIINLGIYAYSANRATLKALHFHNTVLVPYVLFSTFSITASLVALGIYFIYRNSLMRNALKSKVAFGALVIIFAYYTWSIFEGLLQYASHQILYFSLAYKFLPYNPFQFNFTASLLPPSIHHPFGTNYNGEDILSRVLYAAPSDAEISTVVVISAIIIGGLVGMFAGYFGGWVDEVLMRITDVFLAIPGLILVIAVAVLLGSSFTSAMIGLMIPWWATYARLFRSQTLVVKNMGYVDMAKLMGFRSFRIIFKHVFHNVIDPILSYAALDFGNVILTYASLTFLGIGLQGVNQPEWGAMVSDGLQYLPHVWWWSLFPSIIILVLVASFVILGDRLQDVIAGRVTY from the coding sequence ATGAGAGCAAGTAGGATATTTATAATCGCAGTTATTGCTTATCTTATAATTAATTTAGGTATTTATGCATATTCAGCAAATAGAGCAACCTTAAAAGCTTTACACTTTCATAATACTGTACTAGTGCCTTACGTATTATTTTCGACATTTAGTATAACTGCTTCTCTTGTAGCCTTAGGAATATATTTTATATATAGGAATAGTTTAATGAGAAACGCATTAAAGAGTAAAGTAGCATTTGGTGCTTTAGTAATAATTTTCGCTTACTACACATGGTCTATATTTGAGGGGCTTTTACAATATGCTTCTCATCAAATTCTGTATTTTTCATTAGCTTATAAATTCCTTCCATACAATCCATTCCAATTTAATTTTACAGCATCATTATTACCTCCATCAATTCATCACCCTTTTGGAACCAATTATAATGGTGAAGACATTCTGAGTAGAGTCTTATATGCCGCACCCTCAGATGCCGAAATATCGACCGTAGTTGTAATTTCAGCAATTATAATTGGAGGTTTAGTAGGAATGTTTGCTGGTTATTTTGGCGGATGGGTTGATGAAGTATTAATGAGAATTACAGATGTATTCTTAGCTATACCCGGTTTAATATTGGTTATTGCTGTTGCAGTTCTTTTGGGATCTAGTTTTACTAGTGCTATGATTGGATTAATGATACCCTGGTGGGCTACATATGCAAGACTATTTAGAAGCCAAACTTTAGTAGTTAAAAATATGGGTTATGTTGATATGGCAAAATTAATGGGGTTTAGAAGTTTTAGAATAATTTTCAAACATGTGTTTCATAATGTTATAGACCCTATCCTATCTTATGCTGCGTTAGACTTTGGTAACGTTATTTTAACCTATGCAAGCTTAACCTTTTTAGGAATAGGACTTCAGGGTGTTAACCAGCCAGAATGGGGTGCAATGGTATCTGATGGTCTACAATACTTACCGCATGTGTGGTGGTGGTCTTTATTTCCCTCTATTATCATTTTAGTTTTAGTAGCATCATTCGTAATTTTGGGTGATAGATTACAAGATGTAATTGCAGGGAGGGTTACATATTGA
- a CDS encoding ABC transporter ATP-binding protein, whose protein sequence is MKVLEVKNLSVGYKSLVGKFRVLHNVTFSVESGEIIGIVGESGSGKSTLGHSIIRLLPPNAYFEGGEILFQGKDITKIPEKEMVSIRGNGIFMIFQNPLNSLNPVKTVEYQLLEAVRVKASRDGKNFDEKEAREIILNAVKDVRLPDPEEIIKKYPHQLSGGQVQRVVIAMALILRPKILIADEPTSALDVTIQAQVVKLFKQLREEEGISILFISHDISLVYAIADRIIVMYAGRIMEDGNIEEVIKNPMHPYTQGLISSIPTISKKEGELRVIEGSPPSFLVLPTGCKFHPRCNKVMDICRNKEPELKEINNRRVRCWLYE, encoded by the coding sequence TTGAAAGTCCTTGAAGTCAAAAATCTTTCAGTAGGGTATAAATCATTAGTAGGAAAATTCAGAGTATTACATAACGTAACCTTTAGTGTGGAGAGCGGAGAAATTATAGGAATTGTTGGAGAATCTGGGTCTGGTAAGTCTACTTTAGGGCATTCAATTATTAGATTATTACCACCAAATGCTTACTTTGAAGGCGGTGAGATTCTCTTTCAAGGAAAAGACATAACTAAAATTCCAGAGAAAGAAATGGTAAGCATAAGAGGTAATGGAATTTTCATGATATTCCAGAATCCGTTAAATAGCCTAAACCCAGTAAAAACTGTTGAATATCAACTTCTTGAAGCTGTAAGAGTTAAAGCAAGCAGAGATGGTAAAAATTTTGATGAGAAAGAAGCTAGAGAAATAATTTTAAATGCTGTAAAAGATGTTAGGTTACCAGATCCAGAAGAAATAATAAAGAAATATCCTCATCAACTATCTGGAGGGCAAGTTCAAAGAGTTGTAATTGCTATGGCTCTGATTTTAAGACCAAAGATATTAATTGCTGATGAACCAACTTCAGCATTAGACGTTACGATACAAGCACAAGTGGTAAAATTATTTAAACAGTTAAGAGAAGAGGAGGGAATTTCTATTCTTTTCATCTCTCACGATATATCTCTTGTTTACGCTATTGCTGACAGAATAATAGTAATGTATGCTGGAAGGATAATGGAGGATGGTAATATAGAGGAAGTTATCAAAAATCCAATGCATCCTTATACCCAAGGGTTAATAAGTAGTATTCCGACGATTTCAAAAAAAGAAGGGGAATTAAGAGTAATTGAGGGTAGTCCACCGTCATTTTTAGTTTTACCAACTGGGTGTAAGTTTCATCCTAGATGCAATAAAGTAATGGATATATGTAGAAATAAAGAACCAGAATTGAAAGAGATAAATAATAGAAGAGTAAGGTGTTGGTTATATGAATGA
- a CDS encoding ABC transporter ATP-binding protein produces the protein MNELIRVVGLKKYFIVGSYGILDKILGKKPVIVKALDGIDLEIYEKETLGVVGESGSGKTTLGRILVTLDKPTAGEIYYRGKKVTDKNINEIRKKISMVFQNPASSIDPKMRIFDVVAEPLRKVSSDTKRKLVKEALESVGLDFDYIAGKYPKELSGGQLQRVAIARALITEPEFIVLDEPTSALDASVQSQILNLLVKIQKDRGITYMFITHNIHVARYISDRIGVLYAGKLMEIGSSEDIISSPKHPYTQSLIASVPSLKRRELQPPSGEVPSLINPPNGCRFNPRCPFVMEICKKREPPLFEYNGRKVACWLLNQQLQKQ, from the coding sequence ATGAATGAATTAATAAGAGTAGTAGGATTGAAGAAATATTTTATAGTAGGCAGCTATGGTATTTTAGATAAAATTTTAGGGAAAAAACCGGTTATAGTAAAGGCACTTGATGGTATTGATTTAGAAATTTATGAGAAAGAAACTTTAGGGGTTGTAGGGGAATCTGGTTCTGGAAAAACCACTTTAGGAAGAATTTTAGTAACTTTAGATAAGCCAACAGCTGGGGAAATATATTACAGAGGTAAAAAAGTAACTGACAAAAACATTAACGAGATAAGAAAGAAAATTTCAATGGTTTTCCAGAATCCTGCAAGTAGTATAGATCCCAAGATGAGAATATTTGACGTAGTTGCTGAACCTCTAAGAAAAGTAAGTTCAGATACTAAAAGAAAGTTAGTAAAGGAAGCACTAGAAAGTGTTGGTTTGGACTTTGATTATATAGCTGGAAAGTATCCAAAGGAATTATCTGGTGGACAGTTACAAAGGGTGGCAATAGCTAGGGCATTAATTACTGAACCAGAATTTATTGTATTAGATGAACCAACTTCAGCATTAGATGCTTCAGTTCAGTCGCAAATATTAAATCTTTTAGTAAAAATTCAGAAAGATAGAGGAATAACATACATGTTCATAACTCACAATATTCATGTTGCAAGGTATATATCAGATAGAATTGGAGTATTGTATGCTGGGAAATTAATGGAGATTGGTAGTTCTGAGGATATAATTTCTTCGCCAAAACATCCTTACACTCAAAGTTTAATTGCATCAGTACCATCATTAAAGAGAAGAGAACTACAACCACCAAGTGGAGAAGTACCCTCATTAATTAATCCCCCTAATGGTTGTAGATTTAACCCGAGATGTCCATTTGTAATGGAAATATGTAAAAAACGGGAACCACCATTATTCGAATATAACGGGAGAAAGGTAGCATGTTGGTTACTAAACCAACAGTTACAAAAACAGTAG
- a CDS encoding PH domain-containing protein, whose product MLVTKPTVTKTVVKGTILIFIFSLFLDFYKVFDFILFLVIVYSLLFLYIIWKRMHTYEFDESEIIIKTPFSKKKIMYSTIDDAFFSIGFLAKRFHCGSIYLILKDKKVEIIRDVPNPEEVFEILKKKVI is encoded by the coding sequence ATGTTGGTTACTAAACCAACAGTTACAAAAACAGTAGTAAAAGGAACTATTCTAATTTTCATCTTCTCCTTATTTTTAGATTTTTACAAAGTATTTGATTTTATTTTATTTTTGGTAATTGTATATTCATTACTCTTCTTATACATAATCTGGAAAAGAATGCACACTTATGAGTTCGATGAGAGTGAAATAATAATAAAAACACCTTTTTCAAAGAAAAAGATTATGTACTCTACCATTGATGATGCATTCTTTTCTATAGGTTTTTTGGCTAAAAGGTTCCACTGCGGTTCAATATACTTAATATTGAAGGATAAAAAAGTGGAGATAATTAGAGATGTTCCAAACCCAGAGGAGGTTTTTGAAATACTGAAAAAGAAAGTTATATAG